A genomic segment from Montipora foliosa isolate CH-2021 chromosome 9, ASM3666993v2, whole genome shotgun sequence encodes:
- the LOC137971882 gene encoding collagen triple helix repeat-containing protein 1-like — protein MLFLSSSNPPQQASSICRWGIPGMHGKPGSPGFIGRDGRDGRDGPKGDQGRTGEAGIQGPPGQKGERGETGASVAPDVMAVKNWKECAWNNIHDSRDNGLIKDCVFTKNFSDTALRVAWTGTLNVGGCTNCCKRWYFTFNGAECSAPLPIDGVVYLSTAKSQNPYRVRHIEGHCNNIHKGKVRVGFWVGNCPGYGNANAGTGWGAVSRIFVEEVSKPQA, from the exons ATGCTG TTCCTAAGCAGCTCTAACCCACCTCAG CAAGCCTCGTCGATTTGCCGTTGGGGTATTCCCGGCATGCATGGCAAGCCTGGATCCCCAGGATTCATAGGCCGCGATGGACGGGACGGCCGTGACGGACCAAAAGGGGATCAGGGACGAACTGGAGAGGCTGGTATCCAGGGTCCTCCTGGTCAAAAAggagagcgaggagagaccGGGGCAAGTGTAGCTCCAGATGTGATGGCTGTTAAGAACTGGAAGGAGTGCGCCTGGAATAACATTCACGATAGCAGAGATAACGGCCTGATTAAG GATTGCGTGTTCACTAAGAACTTCTCTGATACAGCTCTTCGTGTGGCCTGGACTGGTACTCTTAACGTTGGAGGCTGTACTAATTGCTGTAAACGCTGGTACTTCACTTTCAACGGTGCTGAATGTTCGGCTCCCCTCCCTATTGATGGAGTTGTTTATTTAAGCACGGCAAAATCTCAAAATCCTTATcgcgtccgccatattgaagggCACTGCAACAACATTCATAAGGGAAAAGTGCGCGTGGGATTCTGGGTCGGTAATTGTCCTGGATATGGAAATGCTAATGCCGGCACAGGTTGGGGAGCAGTGTCCCGGATCTTTGTCGAGGAAGTTTCTAAACCTCAAGCTTAG
- the LOC137970628 gene encoding collagen triple helix repeat-containing protein 1-like has product MHGKPGSPGFPGRDGRDGRDGLKGDQGQTGAAGVQGPPGQKGERGETEASGASGVMPFKNWKECAWKNDDARGNGLIKDCVFTKNFSDTALRVAWTGTLTVRGCTGCCKRWYFTFNSAECSAPLPIDGIVYLELAGQNPHRVRHIEGHCNNIHKGKVRVGFWVGNCPGYKNADAYTGWNAVSRIFVEEVPKPQA; this is encoded by the exons ATGCATGGCAAGCCTGGATCCCCAGGATTCCCAGGCCGCGATGGACGGGACGGCCGTGACGGGTTAAAAGGGGATCAGGGACAAACTGGAGCGGCTGGTGTCCAGGGTCCTCCCGGTCAAAAAGGAGAGCGAGGAGAGACTGAGGCAAGTGGAGCTTCAGGTGTGATGCCCTTCAAGAACTGGAAGGAGTGTGCCTGGAAAAACGACGATGCCAGAGGTAATGGCCTGATTAAG GATTGCGTGTTCACCAAGAACTTCTCTGATACAGCTCTTCGTGTGGCCTGGACTGGTACTCTTACCGTTCGAGGCTGCACGGGTTGCTGTAAACGCTGGTACTTCACTTTCAACAGTGCTGAATGCTCGGCTCCCCTCCCTATTGATGGCATTGTGTACTTAGAATTGGCGGGTCAAAATCCTCATcgcgtccgccatattgaagggCACTGCAACAACATTCACAAGGGAAAGGTGCGCGTGGGATTCTGGGTCGGCAATTGTCCTGGATATAAAAATGCTGATGCCTACACAGGTTGGAATGCAGTGTCCCGGATCTTTGTAGAGGAAGTTCCTAAACCTCAAGCTTAG